The Longimicrobium sp. genome has a window encoding:
- a CDS encoding cupin domain-containing protein yields MLIDRLFAPHTVDEFIRDSWGKRFEHVPGWPGKFADLLPWDALNRILAEHSFDAQRLRLVTDGKPVARTAYVQEQPFPRVVPSALTRHLREGATLNINRIDQMYAPIGELAEAISRAFREPVTVNMYAGWRSTKGFDLHWDEHDVFVLQVAGRKHWRVYGDNRPYPISHALDGSYPPPEEVVWDGILGEGELLYIPRGWWHVAVPMEEPSLHLTFGVDVHNGRHLLLWMVDQLCAASAVTRKDLPRFATAAARAEHVELLRQDLLAQLTPDLVDRFYAHLESRARPQQTAGLPWSAMAEGLPPTDDFLVQLPAARDATLTETPDGRVQLVAAGKRLRLAPSARPIVEPLLQGQPVSIARVVAEAAGQVDRDTVRSLLGKLVGQGLVVVAGPAPAAPRAEAPLLVS; encoded by the coding sequence ATGCTGATCGACCGCCTCTTCGCGCCCCACACCGTGGACGAGTTCATCCGCGATTCCTGGGGCAAGCGCTTCGAGCACGTCCCGGGCTGGCCGGGGAAGTTCGCCGACCTCCTTCCGTGGGACGCGCTCAACCGCATCCTGGCGGAGCACAGCTTCGACGCGCAGCGGCTGCGGCTGGTGACCGACGGCAAGCCGGTGGCGCGGACGGCGTACGTGCAGGAGCAGCCCTTTCCGCGGGTGGTGCCGTCCGCGCTCACGCGGCACCTGCGCGAGGGGGCCACGCTCAACATCAACCGCATCGACCAGATGTACGCCCCCATCGGGGAGCTGGCCGAGGCCATCTCGCGCGCCTTCCGCGAGCCCGTGACCGTCAACATGTACGCCGGGTGGCGCTCCACCAAGGGGTTCGACCTGCACTGGGACGAGCACGACGTGTTCGTGCTACAGGTGGCGGGGCGCAAGCACTGGCGCGTCTACGGCGACAACCGGCCCTACCCCATCTCGCACGCGCTGGACGGGTCGTACCCGCCGCCCGAAGAGGTGGTGTGGGACGGCATCCTGGGCGAGGGGGAGCTGCTGTACATCCCCCGCGGGTGGTGGCACGTGGCGGTGCCCATGGAGGAGCCGTCGCTGCACCTCACCTTCGGCGTGGACGTCCACAACGGGCGCCACCTCCTCCTCTGGATGGTGGACCAGCTCTGCGCCGCGTCGGCCGTCACGCGCAAGGACCTGCCGCGCTTCGCCACGGCGGCGGCGCGCGCGGAGCACGTGGAGCTGCTGCGCCAGGACCTGCTGGCGCAGCTGACTCCCGACCTGGTGGACCGCTTCTACGCGCACCTGGAGAGCCGCGCGCGGCCGCAGCAGACGGCCGGGCTCCCGTGGAGCGCCATGGCGGAGGGGCTCCCCCCCACCGACGACTTCCTGGTGCAGCTCCCCGCCGCGCGCGACGCCACCCTCACCGAGACCCCCGACGGCCGGGTGCAACTGGTGGCCGCGGGCAAGCGGCTGCGGCTCGCCCCCTCCGCGCGGCCCATCGTGGAGCCGCTCCTCCAGGGCCAGCCGGTGAGCATCGCCCGGGTGGTGGCGGAAGCGGCCGGCCAGGTGGACCGCGACACAGTACGCAGCCTGCTGGGCAAGCTGGTGGGGCAGGGGCTGGTGGTGGTGGCCGGACCCGCCCCCGCCGCTCCGCGCGCCGAGGCGCCGCTGCTGGTGAGCTGA